The following proteins are encoded in a genomic region of Oryctolagus cuniculus chromosome 6, mOryCun1.1, whole genome shotgun sequence:
- the LOC138850227 gene encoding ral guanine nucleotide dissociation stimulator-like, with product MGDVQEKTMFSRCCQSLPGSGLFRRLRHWLRSHTGCLWPLTARPPQGTEQPRRQPQSSTLESTDRTHEEATGIVNGHYGNGSMLYLAEVCAMRTLQPDTKEMLLDALVPGPLGKRICYFNTFLCTYSDFSTIPYYLDQIFDRNMASCLQSCKAKYKAEFCDRADLPLLKMKVGSKQVRLPRGDLQTHVCFLRVRMAYPNPTQAEAVGKMHCTPRDSLGGLWGWSPFRGNGIAPGFGEAIGKCLMLLTLSLLPAPALFARLQSCQTLALEPDSPLLTELEPLLETGSISKLRLPPCAESAPKTTTKVSCACPGPANNQPRKMASITTFPAKLLAEQFTLMDAVSSGLVSAGPGPNTPLAPASPQLPRPESSGLAAVQASGPTTYVTGPMSSLPRLPFSHGWQRGHPNHTSCTVTLQIN from the exons atgggagacgttcaggagaagaccatgttctctcgttgctgccaatcgttgccaggctctggccttttccggcgcttgagacattggctccgctctcacactgggtgtctgtggcctcttactgcaaggccaccccagggaacagaacagcccaggaggcagccccag agctccacactggagtccacagacagaacacatgaggaagccacaggcatcgtcaatggacac tatggaaatgggtccatgctctacttggcagaggtctgtgccatgcggaccctacagccagacactaaagagatgctgctggatgccctggtcccgggccccctgggaaaaaggatctgctacttcaacaccttcctgtgtacatacagcgacttctccaccattccgtattacttagaccagatattcgacag gaacatggcttcctgtttgcaaagctgcaaagccaagtacaaggccgaattctgcgatcgcgcggatctcccgcttctaaagatgaaggtcggatccaagcaggtccgcttgcccagaggagacctgcagacccatgtgtgctttctgcgtgtcaggatggcctacccaaatcccacacaggcagaagcagtcggtaagatgcactgcactccgcgagattctctcggtgggctttggggctggagcccctttagaggcaatgggatcgcgcctggctttggagaggccattggaaagtgcttgatgttgctgaccctttctcttctcccagctcctgctctatttgccaggctgcagtcatgccaaacactggctttagagccagattccccactgctcacagagctagaacctcttctggagacaggatccatttcaaaactgaggctgccaccatgcgcagaatcagcaccaaagacaactaccaaagtctcctgcgcatgtccgggacctgcaaacaaccagcctcgcaagatggctagcatcaccacattccccgccaagctgctggcggaacagttcacactgatggacgcggtgagcagcgggcttgtctcggcagggccaggcccgaacacccctttggcaccagcctccccacagctgccccgaccagaatccagtggcctggctgcagttcaggcttcaggtcccaccacctatgtgactggaccaatgtcttcactcccaaggctgcctttctcccatggctggcagagagggcacccaaaccacaccagctgcacagtgactctccagatcaactga